The following proteins are co-located in the Cryptosporidium parvum Iowa II chromosome 6, whole genome shotgun sequence genome:
- a CDS encoding transcription factor, producing MEGTLYIILDSRSLFRYEDTGESQSNAQSNLLVSGECVLNSIFQFTRLYNLSTGQKKKLNIYLCDSKGENLLFDGFISGLTKELQFEIMPKMLEEISERISLGEMKMSPTISKCLCKINSTRKKFGYNRSEKDRIILLDASNKDEYISQYVSLLNCGFASQKLDVVIDVVSVTRNPSPLLNNLVDICNGLNLKYSQIVDSLAESNIEINKEDHHWLDQGLTPFLIFHLLPSIQAREEIFISINKTKQTGLAVCFCHHQKIEIGYVCSSCLSIFCSRFKAPICSTCG from the exons ATGGAGGGGactttatatataattctGGATTCAAGAAGTTTATTTAGATATGAGGATACTGGAGAAAGTCAATCAAATGCTCAAAGTAACTTATTGGTTTCGGGAGAATGCGTACtgaattcaatatttcaattcACAAGGCTATATAATCTTAGTACTGGTCAGAAAAAGAAGCTGAATATATATCTATGCGACTCAAAAGGCGAGAATTTGTTGTTTGATGGTTTTATATCTGGCTTGACAAAGGAGTTACAATTTGAGATAATGCCAAAGATGTTAGAGGAGATTTCAGAAAGAATTTCATTGGGCGAGATGAAGATGAGCCCAACCATTTCAAAGTGTTTGTGTAAGATTAATAGTACAAGAAAGAAGTTTGGATATAATAGGTCAGAAAAAGATCGTATTATACTGTTAGATGCttcaaataaagatgaatatatttctcAGTATGTATCTTTGCTGAATTGTGGGTTTGCATCACAAAAATTG GATGTGGTGATTGATGTTGTGAGTGTTACAAGGAATCCATCTcctttattgaataatttagTTGATATATGTAATggtttaaatttaaagtattCTCAAATTGTAGACTCTTTGGCAGAGAGTAAcattgaaataaataaggAGGATCATCATTGGTTGGATCAGGGATTGACTccttttttgatttttcatttattacCTTCTATTCAGGCACGTGAGgagatttttatttctattaataaaacaaaGCAGACAGGTTTGGCTGTATGTTTCTGTCATCATCagaaaattgaaatagGATATGTATGCTCATCTTgcttatcaatattttgttcAAGATTTAAAGCTCCAATCTGTTCAACATGCGGGtaa